A stretch of DNA from Hydrogenophaga sp. SL48:
AGCCGCAGGCCGCGCAGCCAGTGCAGCAACTCGGGCATCCCCTGGCCGCGCACGTCGATGGTGTCGCCGGGCTGGCCGAGCAACACCACCCAGGTGGGCGCCGGCCGCGCTTCGGCATCTGGATCGGGCAGGGGTTCGATGCCGCTGATCTGCGCGCCCACCGAGCTGGTGGCCTGCGCTTGCGGGCCGATGAACTTCAGCTCAAAGGCCGCCGGCTGGCCGCTGGCCAGCAGGCACTGGTTGGCGATGCGCAGCGCCTCGGCCGGGCCCGCCCAATCCAGGATCAGGCTGCCCGGCAGCAGGACGAAGTCGACCCGGATCGGGCCGCTCAGTGCCGTGTCCACTGGAACTCCATCTGCCTGGCGGTGCGCAGCGCGAGCGCCTCGCCCGCCAGCCGCGCGACCAGGTGCAGGCTCATGTCGATCCCGGCGCTGATGCCGCCGGAGGTGACGATCCGGCCCTGATCGACCCAGCGCACGCCGGCTTTCACGTCCAGCGCGGGGAAGGCTCGCGCCAGGTCGGCCTGGTCTTCCCAGTGGGTGGTGACCGGGCCGGCGGTGAGCACGCCGCTGGCGGCGAGCACGAAGGCGCCGGTGCAGACCGAGGCCGTCAGCGGCGCCCGTTCGCTGGCCTGCGCCACCCAGCGCAAGGTCTCGGCGCAGCGCATCACCGCGTCCACGACGCCGCCCGGCACGATCAACACGTCCACCGGTGGTGCGTCGGCCACACCGTGGTCGGGCAGCAGCGTCAAACCGGCGCGGGCGCGCACCGGCTCACGGTGGCGCGCCACGCTCACCACCTCGAACGGCGCGGGATCTGAGGGGCGTTCGCGCAAGGCCATGCGGCTCGCGGTGGTGAACACCTCGTAGGGGCCGGCGAAGTCCAGCGCCTCGACCTCGTCGAAGGCCAGGATCGCCACCGTCAGCGTTGGCGTTGGCGTCGCACCGCTCATGACAGCTGCTCCAGCGCCTCGGCCACGCTGCAGAGATGCGCGAAGCGGTCCTTGAGCACGGTGGCCGTGCGGCTTTGGATGTCGGCGGCGCTGAGCGGCCGGCCGTCGGGCTGCACCATGTCGAAGGTCAGCGTCGCTTCGGTCACGAAATCGACCGACCAGCCGAGGTCTGAGGCGTGGCGGGTGGTGGTTTCGCAGCACTGTTCGGTGCGGATGCCGCTGACGATCAGGTGGCCGATGCCATGGCGCGTCAGCCAGACCTCCAGCCCGGTGCCCACCAGGGCGCTGTGGCGGTGTTTGATGAACGTGGCCGCAGCATCAAAATCGGACAGGCCCTGCAGCGGACGGACATGGCCCGAAGCCAGCGAAAACGGGTTGTCCGTCGTCTCCGGCCCGTCACTGTGAAAGATGCGAATCACCGGCACCGCTCGTGCCACGCAGCCAGCAATCAGCGCGTTCTGTGCGGCGAGGTACGCGGGCAGATCGCGCTCTGAAAACGAGGGACGGTGGCGAAATGATTCCTGGACGTCGATGACCAGCAAGGCGGAAGGCATGTCGGGGCTCCTGGTTGGAAGGGGAATGCCCGTATTGTTCCGCTTCGAGGGTGAAGCGTCCGCTCTCAGGCTGACAGGATTCGATCATTTTCGGACACGTCGTGGCGTCCGGCGCCTTCCAGAACAATGCCTGAAGCGTGTCGACGCTGGTGCAGTCACTGACCCGACATGGATGGACAGCTGACGGTTCGTGTCAGGAGACCGGGCCGCTCACGCTGCCAGCCGCATGGGCAGCGTGCGTTCGTATTGTTTCCTCGCCACGGCGTAGCACTCGCAGGCGCCCTGTTCCAGGCGTTGTCGGTCGATCACGGTGATGTGGCCACGGTGGTAGCGAATCACGCCGCTGCGCTGCAGCTTGTGCGCGGCCGCCGTCACGCTTTCGCGCCGCACACCCAGCAGGTTGGAGAATTGTTGGTGCGTCAGTGGCACCTCACTCTGCGGGGCCTGGTCCAGGCTGATCAGCAGGCGCCGGCAGACCCTCTGTTCAATCGAGTGGAAATGGTTGCACACAGCCGTCTGTGCCACCTTCGCGACCAGACTGTGGGCGTAGCGCAGCATGAGGGGTACGGCGGGTCCTGCTTGAGTGAGTTCCTGGCGCACGGCCTGGGAGGGCAAGCGACAGGCTTGCCCGGCGCGTTGCACCACGGCCAGGGTTTGCGCGGTGTTTGCCCCCATCAGCGAATCGATGCCAACGACACCATCATTCCCCACCGCACAGATCTCGGTGGACGAGCCGTCTTTCGTGAGATACAGCAGCGAGACCATGGCGGTGGTGGGGAAGTACAAATGGGCAGGGTTTTCAGCGCAGGCGTGAAGCTGCTGGTCCAGAGAGAGGTCGACGGTTTCAAGCTGGTTGCGCCAGCGGGTCCACACCGATTCGGGCAACGCAGCCAGGAAATGGTTCTCACGTGGATCGCATGATGGAAAGGAGGTGATGTGCATGGCGCGCTCCCGAGGGTTGAACATGCCCTGATCTTGTCCAGTGACACATGTTCGATCCATAGGCGATCGCCATCAATTGCCGTGGGCCTTGTCCTACAAGGCGCCTGACAGTGCCATGACCGGACATGAAGCGGCAAAGGCCCGCGAACGGGCCTTTGCACATCGGGAAAAGGGGACTCAGGCCACGGTGACCGAAGCACCTTCGCCCTTGGCCGCGATCGAACCGATCTCAAACACCGTCTCACCCAGCTCGCGCAGCGTGGCGGCGCAGGCGGCGGCTTCTTCGGCGGCGATCACCACGACCATGCCGATGCCGTTGTTGAAGGTGCGGTTCATCTCGATGTCGTCGATGCCGGCGACCTTCTGCAGCCAGGCGAACAGCTCGGTCTGCGGCCAGCTGCCCTTCTTGAGGTGGGCGGCCGTGCCTTCGGGCAGCACGCGCGGGATGTTCTCCAGCAGGCCGCCGCCGGTGATGTGGGCCAACGCCTTGACGGGGTGTTTGGCCAGGGTGGCGAGCACGTTCTTCACGTACAGGCGGGTGGGGGCCATGATGGCCTGGCGGAACGGCTGGCCGTCCAGCGTGGCGGGCAGGTCGGCTCCGGCGCGCTCGATGCACTTGCGCACCAGCGAGAAACCGTTGGAGTGCACGCCGTGCGAGGCCAGGCCCAGCACCACGTCGCCGGGCTTCACGTTCTGGCCGGTCAGGATCTTGGACTTCTCGACCGCACCCACGCAGAAGCCGGCCAGGTCGTATTCGCCGGCCGGGTACATGCCAGGCATTTCGGCCGTTTCGCCGCCGATCAGCGCGCAGCCGCTGAGTTCACAACCCTTGGCGATGCCGCCGACCACGGCCGCAGCCGTGTCCACGTCCAGCTTGCCGCAGGCGAAGTAGTCGAGGAAGAACAACGGCTCGGCGCCTTGCACCAACACGTCGTTCACGCTCATGCCCACCAGGTCGATGCCCACGGTGTCGTGCAGGTTCCATTCAAACGCCAGTTTGAGCTTGGTGCCCACGCCATCGGTGCCCGACACCAGCACCGGTTCCTTGTAGCGCTTGGGCACCTCGAAGAGCGCACCGAAACCGCCGATGCCGGCCAGCACGCCTTCGCGCATGGTCTTTTTGGCCAGCGGCTTGATGCGTTCGACGAGCGCGTCGCCCGCGTCGATGTCAACGCCGGCGTCTTTGTAGGAGAGGGGGGTGGTGCTGGAGGTCATGGCGGGTGGGCTGGCGGTGTGCCGCAGGGGGTCTTGCGGAGGGACGGGGATTGCCAGAGCCCGTGCGTCCGGGGGACGCGGCACGGGATGGCGGGGGCCTTTGGGTGGTGGCCCAGAGGCGCGGACTAGAATTTGCCCCAGATTTTAAGGGTTCGCCCTCGCGGCCCGATCGTTCACCCCGACGCCACCTTCCATGACCCTCACCCCCAACCAGATCCGCTTCCTGTCCTGGGCGGCCATTGCCCTGGCGACCTGGGCGGTTCTGGCCATGCTGGCGCCGGTGCTGATGCCTTTCCTGCTGGCGGCGGTGCTGGCCTACGCGCTGCACCCGCTGGTGGAGAGGCTGCACACCTACAAGATCCCGCGCTGGCTGGGTGCGGGACTGGCCATCGCCTTGCTCATGCTGGTGATGGCAGCCGTGGTGCTGCTGATCGTGCCCGTGATCACCAAACAGGTGCCGCTGCTCAAGGAGCAGGTGCCGGCGCTGCTGGACCGTGTCAACGACTCGCTGACGCCGCTGGCCGCGCGTTTCGGTGTGGACCTGCAGGTGGACGTGTCGATGGTGCGCGTGTGGTTGCAGAAACTCATCACCGGCCACGAAGGTGAGTTGCTTGATGGCCTGCTGTCTTCGTTGCGCATCGGCGGCAGCGCGCTCGCGGCGGTGTTCGGCAACCTGGTGCTCACCCCCATCGTGGCCTATTACCTGCTGCTGGACTGGGCCAACCTGGTCGAGCGCAGCAAGGGCCTGATCCCGCCGCGCTGGCGCGCGAACGTGCAGAGCTTTCTGGACGAGACCGACGAGGTGCTGGGCCAGTACCTGCGGGGTCAGTTGCTGGTGATGGGCGTGCTCGCGGTGTTCTACACCGTGGCGCTGGCGCTGGTGGGGCTCAAACTCGCGCTGCCGATCGGCGTGTTCACCGGTCTGGCGGTGTTCATCCCCTACCTGGGCTTTGGTCTGGGCCTGGTCATGGGCTTGCTCGCCGCGGTGTTGCAGTTTCAGTCCTTGCTGGGCGTGGTGCTGGTCGGCGCGGTGTACACCGTGGGCCAGGTGGTCGAGAGCATGTACGTGACGCCGCGCCTGCTGGGCGAGCGCATCGGCCTGCACCCGATCGCCGTCATCTTCGCCCTGATGGCCTTCGGGCACCTGTTTGGTTTTGTCGGGGTGCTCATCGCCCTGCCCGCGAGCGCGGTGCTGCTGGTGGCGATGCGCCGTGCCAAGGCCGGGTACCTCTCCAGCCGGCTCTACCTGGAGGCGCCGACCCGGGGCGGGGCTGCGCCGGCCGCACAGGACACCACCGAATGAACCCGGGCCAGCCTCCCATGAAGCAGATGGCGCTCGACATCGGCCTGGCGCCCGTGCCCACCCTGGCCAATTTCGTGGCGGTGGGCAACGAGGCGGCGCTGGAGCACCTGAGCCTGTGGACCGGCAA
This window harbors:
- a CDS encoding DJ-1/PfpI family protein, with protein sequence MSGATPTPTLTVAILAFDEVEALDFAGPYEVFTTASRMALRERPSDPAPFEVVSVARHREPVRARAGLTLLPDHGVADAPPVDVLIVPGGVVDAVMRCAETLRWVAQASERAPLTASVCTGAFVLAASGVLTAGPVTTHWEDQADLARAFPALDVKAGVRWVDQGRIVTSGGISAGIDMSLHLVARLAGEALALRTARQMEFQWTRH
- a CDS encoding cysteine hydrolase family protein, whose translation is MPSALLVIDVQESFRHRPSFSERDLPAYLAAQNALIAGCVARAVPVIRIFHSDGPETTDNPFSLASGHVRPLQGLSDFDAAATFIKHRHSALVGTGLEVWLTRHGIGHLIVSGIRTEQCCETTTRHASDLGWSVDFVTEATLTFDMVQPDGRPLSAADIQSRTATVLKDRFAHLCSVAEALEQLS
- a CDS encoding Crp/Fnr family transcriptional regulator, which gives rise to MHITSFPSCDPRENHFLAALPESVWTRWRNQLETVDLSLDQQLHACAENPAHLYFPTTAMVSLLYLTKDGSSTEICAVGNDGVVGIDSLMGANTAQTLAVVQRAGQACRLPSQAVRQELTQAGPAVPLMLRYAHSLVAKVAQTAVCNHFHSIEQRVCRRLLISLDQAPQSEVPLTHQQFSNLLGVRRESVTAAAHKLQRSGVIRYHRGHITVIDRQRLEQGACECYAVARKQYERTLPMRLAA
- the purM gene encoding phosphoribosylformylglycinamidine cyclo-ligase encodes the protein MTSSTTPLSYKDAGVDIDAGDALVERIKPLAKKTMREGVLAGIGGFGALFEVPKRYKEPVLVSGTDGVGTKLKLAFEWNLHDTVGIDLVGMSVNDVLVQGAEPLFFLDYFACGKLDVDTAAAVVGGIAKGCELSGCALIGGETAEMPGMYPAGEYDLAGFCVGAVEKSKILTGQNVKPGDVVLGLASHGVHSNGFSLVRKCIERAGADLPATLDGQPFRQAIMAPTRLYVKNVLATLAKHPVKALAHITGGGLLENIPRVLPEGTAAHLKKGSWPQTELFAWLQKVAGIDDIEMNRTFNNGIGMVVVIAAEEAAACAATLRELGETVFEIGSIAAKGEGASVTVA
- a CDS encoding AI-2E family transporter, whose translation is MTLTPNQIRFLSWAAIALATWAVLAMLAPVLMPFLLAAVLAYALHPLVERLHTYKIPRWLGAGLAIALLMLVMAAVVLLIVPVITKQVPLLKEQVPALLDRVNDSLTPLAARFGVDLQVDVSMVRVWLQKLITGHEGELLDGLLSSLRIGGSALAAVFGNLVLTPIVAYYLLLDWANLVERSKGLIPPRWRANVQSFLDETDEVLGQYLRGQLLVMGVLAVFYTVALALVGLKLALPIGVFTGLAVFIPYLGFGLGLVMGLLAAVLQFQSLLGVVLVGAVYTVGQVVESMYVTPRLLGERIGLHPIAVIFALMAFGHLFGFVGVLIALPASAVLLVAMRRAKAGYLSSRLYLEAPTRGGAAPAAQDTTE